The Papio anubis isolate 15944 chromosome 1, Panubis1.0, whole genome shotgun sequence genome window below encodes:
- the PYGO2 gene encoding pygopus homolog 2 isoform X2 produces MKSPEKKRRKSNTQGPAYSHLTEFAPPPTPMVDHLVASNPFEDDFGAPKVGGAAPPFLGSPVPFGGFRVQGGMAGQVPPGYGTGVGGGPQPLRRQPPPFPPNPMGPAFNMPPQGPGYPPPGNMNFPSQPFNQPLGQNFSPPSGQMMPGPVGGFGPMISPTMGQPPRAELGPPSLSQRFAQPGAPFGPSLQRPGQGLPSLPPNTSPFPGPDPGFPGPGGEDGGKPLNPPAPTAFPQEPHSGSPAAAVNGNQPSFPPNSSGRGGGTPDANSLAPPGKAGGGSGPQPPPGLVYPCGACRSEVNDDQDAILCEASCQKWFHRECTGMTESAYGLLTTEASAVWACDLCLKTKEIQSVYIREGMGQLVAANDG; encoded by the exons ATGAAGAGCCCAGAAAAGAAGCGAAGGAAGTCAAATACTCAG GGCCCTGCATACTCACATCTGACGGAGTTTGCACCACCCCCGACTCCCATGGTGGATCACCTGGTTGCATCCAACCCTTTTGAAGATGACTTCGGAGCCCCCAAGGTGGGGGGTGCAGCCCCTCCATTCCTTGGCAGTCCTGTGCCCTTTGGAGGCTTCCGCGTGCAGGGGGGCATGGCGGGCCAGGTACCCCCAGGCTATGGCACTGGAGTTGGAGGGGGCCCCCAGCCACTTCGTCGACAGCCACCCCCCTTCCCTCCCAATCCTATGGGCCCTGCTTTCAACATGCCCCCCCAGGGCCCTGGCTACCCACCCCCAGGCAACATGAATTTTCCCAGCCAACCCTTCAACCAGCCTCTAGGTCAAAACTTTAGTCCTCCCAGCGGGCAGATGATGCCGGGCCCAGTTGGGGGATTTGGTCCCATGATCTCACCCACCATGGGACAGCCTCCCAGAGCAGAGTTGGGCCCACCTTCTCTGTCCCAACGATTTGCTCAGCCAGGGGCTCCTTTTGGCCCTTCTCTCCAGAGACCTGGTCAGGGGCTTCCCAGCCTGCCACCTAACACAAGTCCCTTTCCTGGTCCGGACCCTGGCTTTCCTGGCCCTGGTGGTGAGGATGGGGGGAAGCCCTTGAATCCACCTGCTCCTACTGCTTTTCCCCAGGAACCCCACTCAGGCTCCCCAGCTGCTGCTGTTAATGGGAACCAGCCCAGTTTCCCCCCAAACAGTAGTGGGCGGGGTGGGGGCACTCCAGATGCCAACAGCTTGGCACCCCCTGGCAAGGCAGGTGGGGGCTCTGGGCCCCAGCCTCCCCCAGGCTTGGTGTACCCATGTGGTGCCTGTCGGAGTGAGGTGAATGATGACCAGGATGCCATTCTGTGTGAGGCTTCCTGCCAGAAGTGGTTCCACCGTGAGTGCACAGGCATGACTGAGAGCGCCTATGGGCTACTGACCACTGAAGCTTCTGCCGTCTGGGCCTGCGATCTCTGCCTCAAGACCAAGGAGATCCAGTCTGTCTACATCCGCGAGGGCATGGGGCAGCTGGTGGCTGCTAACGATGGGTGA
- the PYGO2 gene encoding pygopus homolog 2 isoform X1 — protein sequence MAASAPPPPDKLEGGGGPAPPPAPPSTGRKQGKAGLQMKSPEKKRRKSNTQGPAYSHLTEFAPPPTPMVDHLVASNPFEDDFGAPKVGGAAPPFLGSPVPFGGFRVQGGMAGQVPPGYGTGVGGGPQPLRRQPPPFPPNPMGPAFNMPPQGPGYPPPGNMNFPSQPFNQPLGQNFSPPSGQMMPGPVGGFGPMISPTMGQPPRAELGPPSLSQRFAQPGAPFGPSLQRPGQGLPSLPPNTSPFPGPDPGFPGPGGEDGGKPLNPPAPTAFPQEPHSGSPAAAVNGNQPSFPPNSSGRGGGTPDANSLAPPGKAGGGSGPQPPPGLVYPCGACRSEVNDDQDAILCEASCQKWFHRECTGMTESAYGLLTTEASAVWACDLCLKTKEIQSVYIREGMGQLVAANDG from the exons ATGGCCGCCTCGGCGCCGCCCCCACCGGACAAGCTGGAGGGAGGTGGCGGCCCCGCACCGCCCCCTGCGCCGCCCAGCACCGGGAGGAAGCAGGGCAAGGCCG GTCTGCAAATGAAGAGCCCAGAAAAGAAGCGAAGGAAGTCAAATACTCAG GGCCCTGCATACTCACATCTGACGGAGTTTGCACCACCCCCGACTCCCATGGTGGATCACCTGGTTGCATCCAACCCTTTTGAAGATGACTTCGGAGCCCCCAAGGTGGGGGGTGCAGCCCCTCCATTCCTTGGCAGTCCTGTGCCCTTTGGAGGCTTCCGCGTGCAGGGGGGCATGGCGGGCCAGGTACCCCCAGGCTATGGCACTGGAGTTGGAGGGGGCCCCCAGCCACTTCGTCGACAGCCACCCCCCTTCCCTCCCAATCCTATGGGCCCTGCTTTCAACATGCCCCCCCAGGGCCCTGGCTACCCACCCCCAGGCAACATGAATTTTCCCAGCCAACCCTTCAACCAGCCTCTAGGTCAAAACTTTAGTCCTCCCAGCGGGCAGATGATGCCGGGCCCAGTTGGGGGATTTGGTCCCATGATCTCACCCACCATGGGACAGCCTCCCAGAGCAGAGTTGGGCCCACCTTCTCTGTCCCAACGATTTGCTCAGCCAGGGGCTCCTTTTGGCCCTTCTCTCCAGAGACCTGGTCAGGGGCTTCCCAGCCTGCCACCTAACACAAGTCCCTTTCCTGGTCCGGACCCTGGCTTTCCTGGCCCTGGTGGTGAGGATGGGGGGAAGCCCTTGAATCCACCTGCTCCTACTGCTTTTCCCCAGGAACCCCACTCAGGCTCCCCAGCTGCTGCTGTTAATGGGAACCAGCCCAGTTTCCCCCCAAACAGTAGTGGGCGGGGTGGGGGCACTCCAGATGCCAACAGCTTGGCACCCCCTGGCAAGGCAGGTGGGGGCTCTGGGCCCCAGCCTCCCCCAGGCTTGGTGTACCCATGTGGTGCCTGTCGGAGTGAGGTGAATGATGACCAGGATGCCATTCTGTGTGAGGCTTCCTGCCAGAAGTGGTTCCACCGTGAGTGCACAGGCATGACTGAGAGCGCCTATGGGCTACTGACCACTGAAGCTTCTGCCGTCTGGGCCTGCGATCTCTGCCTCAAGACCAAGGAGATCCAGTCTGTCTACATCCGCGAGGGCATGGGGCAGCTGGTGGCTGCTAACGATGGGTGA
- the LOC103876311 gene encoding LOW QUALITY PROTEIN: uncharacterized protein LOC103876311 (The sequence of the model RefSeq protein was modified relative to this genomic sequence to represent the inferred CDS: deleted 4 bases in 3 codons) has product MEAPSGCTIAQKGSQGQYRPPSCSNHKVGRQGSAQPQRELRALSRLAASQRLQQPEPELGAATTTKRGGEGEQGPDETPRQKTGGRRGARLTTAPREWRGSFPLAAAHTSSPRGGGARPCCRTVPSRAVEPPRRGAREPRARPGGPGSPGAGVAAPGSPGSCLDAPGASPRPGHNIFMGTVARHAPLCSAQTPQTPSFPRRPRPPASPCAAKGPRRTQ; this is encoded by the exons ATGGAGGCGCCCTCGGGCTGCACCATCGCCCAGAAGGGGAGTCAGGGGCAGTACAGGCCCCCAAGCTGCAGCAACCACAAAGTGGGACGACAGGGAAGCGCCCAGCCGCAGCGCGAACTGCGCGCTCTCTCCAGACTCGCCGCCAGCCAGCGGCTGCAGCAACCGGAACCGGAACTCGGCGCGGCCACCACCACTAAGCGCGGCGGGGAGGGGGAGCAAGGACCGGACGAGACTCCACGCCAGAAAACAGGCGGCAGGCGAGGGGCGAGGCTTACCACTGCACCACGCGAGTGGAGAGGGTCGTTTCCGCTAGCGGCGGCCCACACCAGCTCACCGAGGGGCGGCGGCGCGCGGCCCTGCTGCCGGACCGTACCATCCCGGGCGGTGGAGCCACCGCGGAGGGGCGCGCGCGAGCCGAGGGCGCGCCCGGGAGGTCCAGGTAGT CCGGGGGCCGGCGTTGCGGCGCCGGGCAGTCCCGGCTCTTGCCTGGACGCACCCGGAGCCAGCCCCCGC CCGGGACACAACATCTTCATGGGGACGGTGGCGCGACACGCCCCACTGTGCAGCGCCCAAACTCCGCAGACCCCCAGCTTCCCTCGGCGGCCGCGACCTCCCGCCTCCCCG TGTGCAGCTAAGGGCCCGCGGCGTACACAATAG